From a region of the Rhipicephalus microplus isolate Deutch F79 chromosome X, USDA_Rmic, whole genome shotgun sequence genome:
- the LOC142777277 gene encoding uncharacterized protein LOC142777277 translates to MFKVKAMQAMQSLFNENDEIGLDKLKKRAKTLTGALGFQKLAKAIDSCKKLSLDLFFSAKTHKIDCPLRVIVTERGTWQKSVALFLQEKLKHITIDDPFLVKNSDAVIDIIGRTNTGLQAMSVDIKDLYYSLPHDQLLKCVEESIDRLGSAAFQTRTGIHNSNLLELLSFYLKATFVSWEDKNYLQKSGICIGSCLAPILSDIFLAHHDRVLSNKLDDSVVFKVCRFVDDYLVLLKGDSQNFQTISSDVLTVFRECLKPLVLTHESPTDNNLKFLDLKLLLDSRHVCWMYEPRSGKPLLPFSSAHSKLVKRGIANLCLVNALKKSCPHMVHHSFALQVERLTKAGYPAHVLVSVAEKLVTVLKRGDKPDKRNSVRKSRLVVLPYVHDVSHRLKKIARDANVFVVFSAPEKLQRLCKRVNAPRANSASCSVAHRTRYIPCAVGVVYLIPLTCGCIYVGQTGRCINDRLREHRNNVHNVVQGHLGIHCRDCGCTPLFDQCSILARHRDQLTREIIEAEKIHLLGDKCVSTSSIALSQAERDYLAGL, encoded by the coding sequence ATGTTTAAGGTGAAAGCTATGCAAGCAATGCAGTCTCTTTTCAACGAGAATGATGAGATAGGTCTGGATAAGCTTAAGAAGCGTGCAAAAACTCTTACCGGGGCCCTGGGGTTTCAAAAGCTTGCGAAGGCGATAGATAgttgcaaaaagcttagccttgacctgttcttttctgcgaaaactcacaaaattgactgcccattgagggtcattgtaacagaaagggggacctggcaaaagtCTGTAGCGCTTTTCTTGCAGGAAAAGCTAAAACATATAACAATAGACGATCCGTTTTTGGTCAAgaactctgacgctgttattgacatcattggacgaactaacacaggactccaggcaatgtctgtggatattaaggacttgtattactctttgccacatgaccaactacttaaatgtgtagaggaatccatagacaggttaggatcagcagcgtttcaaacgcgtactggaattcacaacagcaacttattagaattactcagtttttatttgaaggccacttttgtatcatgggaggacaaaaactacttacaaaaaagtggaatatgtattggttcatgtttggcacccattcttagtgacatatttctagcacatcatgatcgtgtcttgtcaaacaagcttgacgactctgtagtttttaaagtttgccgttttgttgatgattacttagtgttgttgaaaggtgatagtcaaaattttcagaccatttcctctgacgtgttgactgttttccgagagtgcctgaaaccactagttctaacccatgaatcacccactgataacaacctgaagtttctagatttgaagcttttgttagactcccgacatgtttgctggatgtatgaaccaagaagcggcaagcctcttctgcctttcagctcggctcactctaaattggtcaagcggggcatcgctaacctctgccttgtcaatgccttaaagaagtcatgcccccacatggtacaccacagctttgctctacaagtagagcggctCACCAAAGCTGGGtaccccgcgcatgttctcgtttcggtggcggaaaagctggtcactgtcttgaagcgaggcgacaaaccggataagcgaaacagtgtccGAAAGAGCCGGCttgtcgtactgccttacgtgcacgacgtatcacacaggctaaaaaagattgctcgagacgccaacgtttttgtggttttttctgccccggaaaaattgcagaggctttgcaaacgggtcaatgcacctcgtgcaaattctgcctcgtgctctgtcgcgcacaggacacgctacatcccatgcgcagtgggagtcgtttacttgattccactgacgtgtgggtgcatctatgtcgggcaaaccggcaggtgcataaatgaccgcctccgagaacaccgaaacaatgtgcacaatgtggtacaagggcatcttggcattcattgccgagattgtgggtgcacccctctctttgatcagtgctcaatattggcaaggcacagggatcagcttacccgagaaattattgaagccgaaaaaatacacttgctaggagataaatgtgtaagcacatcatcgattgctttatcacaggctgaacgtgattacctagctgggctttga